The bacterium nucleotide sequence AGAGCAGGCTTGCAAAGCTTGAGTTGAAGGACGATGAAAGGCCGAAAATTGACCCAGAATTTGAGGAAGTGACCGAAGGCGAAGAGGTAGAAAAGAAAGAGAAGCTGAAAAGCAGATGGGCCAGGCTTGAGGCTGTTGTCGGAGCAGAAAAACGGGTTAAACAGATTGCCGGGGATATCGTAAGGCATTATGAAGAGCGCGAGGAGGTAATTGACGGCAAGGCAATGATTGTTTGCATGAGCAGGCGCATCTGTATAGACTTGCACGACGAGATAATCAAGCTCAGGCCCCAATGGTACCACAAGGATGATGATCAGGGCTCGATAAAGGTTATAATGACAGGCTCTGCCAGTGACGGCGCATCCTGGCAGGAGCATATCAGAAACAAGCCACGGCGGAGAAAACTCGGTGACAGGATCAAGGACCCAAAAGACCCCCTTAAGCTTGTCATTGTTAGGGACATGTGGCTTACCGGCTTTGATGTCCCCTGCCTGCACACGATGTATATCGATAAACCGATGAAAAGCCACGGGCTGATGCAGGCAATAGCGCGGGTGAACCGCGTCTACAAGGATAAGCCTGGCGGACTTGTGGTTGATTACCTTGGGATAGCGGATGAATTGAAGAAGGCTGTTTCCGAGTACACTGAGAGCGGAGGCAAGGGGAAACCTATTTTTGACCAGAACGATGCAATCCAGGTCATGCACGAAAAATATGAGATTGTATCCCAGCTATTCCACGGCTTTGATTACCGGAGATTCTTTACAGCATCTGGCAGGGACAAGATATCCATTTTGGTAAGGGCTGAGGATCATATCCTGAAGCAGAGGGACGGCAAGGAGAGGCTACTGGCCTATGTAGCGCAATTATCAAAAGCTTTTGCGCTTGCGGTTCCGAGCGAAGAGGCATTGAGGATACGCGATGACGTTATATTTTTCCAGGAGGTCAAGGCCAGTCTCTCAAAATTCCAGAGCGGGAAGGGAAAAACAGGCGAAGAACTGGATTCTGCCATCAAGCAGATTATTTCCAAGGCAATCACCTCAGATGAAGTGATTGATATCTTTGCAGCAGCAGGGCTCAAAAAGCCTGATATCTCGATTCTTTCAGACGAGTTTTTGGCTGAGGTCAGGGGCATGCCCCACAAGAACCTTGCTCTCGAACTCCTCAAGAAGCTCTTGAACGATGAGATCAAGTCAAGGTCGAAAAAGTATCTTGTCCAGAGCAGGTCGTTTGCTGATATGCTGGAAAAAACAATAAGAAGTTACCAGAACAAAGCGATCGAAGCTGCGCAAGTCATTGAAAGATTGATTGAGCTTGCCAAGGATATGAGGAAGGCGGCTGACAGGGGAGAGGAATTAAATCTCAGTGATGAGGAGCTTGCTTTCTATGACGCACTGGAAGTGAATGACAGTGCTGTCAAGGTATTGGGTGATGAGGCATTGAGGACCATTGCGAGGGAGCTTGTCGATACTGTCCGAAAGAATGTTACAATCGACTGGACGATAAAAGAGAGCGTCCAGGCAAAGATTAAGGTTGCGGTAAAAAGGATTCTCAGGAAATACGGATACCCGCCGGACAAGCAGAAAAAGGCGACTGACACTGTTTTGGAGCAGGCTGCTTTGATATGCAAGGATTGGGTGAGATGAGAAGAGCTCTGGCTTTTCCGAGAAAAATAAATTTTGGAACGAAAGCTCAGTTATTACGTAAGCTCTTCATCCTATTGAAAATTTCTATCCTCTTTTGGGATGCTTCCAGTTCCCGGTCTATTAGCTCATCCCAAAGCTTGCTTTCTTCATCAACTCCTTTATTATACTGATCAACTTCTTCATTCTCAATATCTATCGATTCATTTTCCTGTTTTATTCCCATTTGCTGTCTCTCCAGTACCCAAGATAATAGTTTTAGGATTTTTGGACTTGACCAATAATTACTGATATTATACTGTGGTATAGCCTGCCTTCCGCACCACCTGCTCAGGCTGGTTGAAATACCCCAGTCTGAGCCGGGGGAATTTCTTCCTCAGGGTATCTACTACCTCCCAGATGGGCACAAACTCCCCCCGTCCATCTTCTTCATCCGCTTCCGGCGCTCCCATTCTTTCCAGGTACAGGTCGGGATCGATATTGAGATTGCGCATCTGGATAAGGTCAATGCCTGATTGCCCGACAAACTGATAGAGCTTTTCACACTCGATCTTCCGATCGGTTATGCCGGGAAAGACCAGCAGATTGATTGAGGTATAAAGATCATGCTCCCTGGCCTTTTTCACGGTCTCGATCACCTGGTCGAAGGTATAGCCGCACGGGGAGTAATAGCGGTTATAGGAGTCGGGGATCAGGCTGTTGAGGCTGACCCGGACGCTGTCAAGACCAGCCCGAAAGACCTCTTCGGCCTTCTCCGGCAGGCTTCCGTTGGTATTGAGGTTAATAATGCCTTTTGAGGTTTCCCTTCTCAGCCGGTGGACCGTCCGGGCCAGGGTATCGGCCTGGAGCAGCGGTTCCCCCTCACACCCCTGGCCAAAGCTCACAATGGCATCTTCCCTGCCAAGGTGCGGCAGGGCAACCTCCACCAGCTCATCCACGGTCGGGACAAAGGTAATCCTCTCCTGGGACGATGGGCAGCACTCACCGGGCTGGAGAGAAAGACATCCCAGGCACCGGGCATTGCATGCCGGAGAGGTCGGCAGCGGACATTCCCAGCGCTGCAGGAAGAAGTTTTTAGCGGCAAAACAATGATATTCCAGAGCGCAGCGGCTCAGTTGCCGAACCAGGCGGTTTTTCGGCTTCTCCTGCAAAAAGGTGCGCACAGCCCTGGCTACCTTTTGGTCATCCTGAAAATATTTCGGGTGCCAGTGGGGATTGGGATCAATCTGAAGAGCGCTCACCCAGAATCTTCCATTTTTCCAGCCAACAGCGGTGTAGGCCCATAAGGGAAGCTCGATGCGGGGCTCCTGAACCACCTGGGTGGCCGGGAGCAGGGTTCGTAAAAATCCCGGAGCCAAAAAGGCTGCTACGGGAAAGCATCGTTTTTTCTTCCCGTTGAAAGAAAACTCTTCGCAGGAGGTAAACTTTTCAGCCCTGGTGTCCCAACCCACAGGAATACGGCCAGGCATGATAAAAAGCTGACTGCCAAAGGGGAGCGGGATAAGCTGCCTGCGGCCAGGTCTGACCATCCGGTACCCGGTGCGGGCTGCAAGTTTCAAATACGGGTGGTCGTAAATTTGTCCGGATTCATCTGCCACGAGCAGAGCAGGCACGGCTTTTTCCTCCCGATGTTACGACCTTTGCTGCCATAAGGCCAGGCCGGTGACAGCATCGTCTCTCCTTTGGAGAATCCTCCCCTGGAGCTCCTGAACCTGATACTCAGCCGCAAAAATGATTGTTCCCGGCATGAGATGCCCTCCCCAGGCTTTCCCCTCCCCGTCGGACAGACTGATATGGGCATGGATGAAGCACCTCTCATCCTTATAGGAGATATTGCCCAGGCAGCAGACGATTTCAGCCGGAGTCGCAAGAGTAATCTGCTGATAGCGCTTTTCACCCTGATGATAGAAACCAACGCAGGACTTCTGCACTGCGCCGATAACCCATAAGGTTCCCATCCGGATAGTATGATCTTCGCAGAGGCGATACAGCTCATCCAGTAAGTCCGCTCCATATTCGAGACGGCCAAGAAAGAGTCTTCCTGCACTATAGCGTTCAACCATGATACTTCTCCTCTGGCAGGATGCAGAATCGGGAGTTAACCGGGCCGATTCCCCGGCCCAGAGGCTGAGCTGACTGGATGGCCTCTCCGATAACTCCTTGAGCCTTCTGAATGGCCTGAACGAGCGTAAGGCCACGCGCCAGACAGGCGGTAATGGCCGCAGCCAGGGTGCATCCCACCCCATGAATGTGCTGATTGTTAATTCTTTCCTTCTCAAAAACCCTATATTCTCTTCCATCATAAAAAAGGTCAAAAATTTGACCGCCGGAAAGATGCCCTCCCTTGATCAGGACGGACCGGGTACCGGAGGAGTCCATGATTTTTTTGGCCGCATCCTGTATCCGGTCTCGGGTGGTCAGGGGAGAAATGCCGCTGAGCAGCTCAGCCTCCGGGATATTCGGTGTCACCAGTGCAGCCAGGGGGAACAGACAGTGCTGGAGAGCAGGAACGGCCTCAGGCTGGAGCAGAGGCTCTCCCCGCTTTGCGGCAAGAACAGGATCG carries:
- a CDS encoding type I restriction endonuclease subunit R, coding for MPRLITESEVEEACLDILDELGYKIVHGPDIAPDSKEPERDDYSQIILNRRLRQAIDRLNPSIPEEGKEQAIKKIFRSESPGLVINNQHFHKMLVDGVDVEYRQNGRIKGDKVWLFDYKNPKDNEFLAVNQFTIIENNSNRRPDIVLFVNGLPLAVIELKNPADENATVRSAFHQFETYKSEIPSLFHYNEILVISDGCEAKAGTITSDWERFSPWKTIDGLEKASPAIPQIEVLLKGMFDRRIFLDLVRHFIAYEKDQDKILKKLAGYHQYHAVNKAIEATIKASQPKGDKRCGVIWHTQGSGKSLIMVFYAGKLVLEMDNPTIVVLTDRNDLDDQLFGTFCRCQDLVRQKPVQADSRDKLQEYLKVASGGIVFTTIQKFSPDKGSKYPLLSERRNIVVIADEAHRSQYDFIDGFARHMRDALPNASFIGFTGTPIEMTDKNTRAVFGNYIDIYDIEQAVKDGATVRIFYESRLAKLELKDDERPKIDPEFEEVTEGEEVEKKEKLKSRWARLEAVVGAEKRVKQIAGDIVRHYEEREEVIDGKAMIVCMSRRICIDLHDEIIKLRPQWYHKDDDQGSIKVIMTGSASDGASWQEHIRNKPRRRKLGDRIKDPKDPLKLVIVRDMWLTGFDVPCLHTMYIDKPMKSHGLMQAIARVNRVYKDKPGGLVVDYLGIADELKKAVSEYTESGGKGKPIFDQNDAIQVMHEKYEIVSQLFHGFDYRRFFTASGRDKISILVRAEDHILKQRDGKERLLAYVAQLSKAFALAVPSEEALRIRDDVIFFQEVKASLSKFQSGKGKTGEELDSAIKQIISKAITSDEVIDIFAAAGLKKPDISILSDEFLAEVRGMPHKNLALELLKKLLNDEIKSRSKKYLVQSRSFADMLEKTIRSYQNKAIEAAQVIERLIELAKDMRKAADRGEELNLSDEELAFYDALEVNDSAVKVLGDEALRTIARELVDTVRKNVTIDWTIKESVQAKIKVAVKRILRKYGYPPDKQKKATDTVLEQAALICKDWVR
- a CDS encoding radical SAM protein, with translation MPALLVADESGQIYDHPYLKLAARTGYRMVRPGRRQLIPLPFGSQLFIMPGRIPVGWDTRAEKFTSCEEFSFNGKKKRCFPVAAFLAPGFLRTLLPATQVVQEPRIELPLWAYTAVGWKNGRFWVSALQIDPNPHWHPKYFQDDQKVARAVRTFLQEKPKNRLVRQLSRCALEYHCFAAKNFFLQRWECPLPTSPACNARCLGCLSLQPGECCPSSQERITFVPTVDELVEVALPHLGREDAIVSFGQGCEGEPLLQADTLARTVHRLRRETSKGIINLNTNGSLPEKAEEVFRAGLDSVRVSLNSLIPDSYNRYYSPCGYTFDQVIETVKKAREHDLYTSINLLVFPGITDRKIECEKLYQFVGQSGIDLIQMRNLNIDPDLYLERMGAPEADEEDGRGEFVPIWEVVDTLRKKFPRLRLGYFNQPEQVVRKAGYTTV
- a CDS encoding PPC domain-containing DNA-binding protein; this translates as MVERYSAGRLFLGRLEYGADLLDELYRLCEDHTIRMGTLWVIGAVQKSCVGFYHQGEKRYQQITLATPAEIVCCLGNISYKDERCFIHAHISLSDGEGKAWGGHLMPGTIIFAAEYQVQELQGRILQRRDDAVTGLALWQQRS
- the thiD gene encoding bifunctional hydroxymethylpyrimidine kinase/phosphomethylpyrimidine kinase; this translates as MNMNSPASFSAPPSPPLPRALTIAGSDSGGGAGIQADLKTFALMGVFGLSVITALTAQNTLGVQHIFGVPENVVQQQMDSVLDDIGADAIKTGMLWSQGIIEVVAGRLRGGKYLLVIDPVLAAKRGEPLLQPEAVPALQHCLFPLAALVTPNIPEAELLSGISPLTTRDRIQDAAKKIMDSSGTRSVLIKGGHLSGGQIFDLFYDGREYRVFEKERINNQHIHGVGCTLAAAITACLARGLTLVQAIQKAQGVIGEAIQSAQPLGRGIGPVNSRFCILPEEKYHG